A window of the Labeo rohita strain BAU-BD-2019 chromosome 1, IGBB_LRoh.1.0, whole genome shotgun sequence genome harbors these coding sequences:
- the si:ch211-113e8.5 gene encoding GTPase IMAP family member 7, with product MKVIVPRTWFLSFCSTVAAGLKISTPETQTSFTDGRNKNETDQIQEIRIVLLGKTGVGKSATGNTILGEKVFKSKFLPSSVTRACKKISKVIYGKKISVIDTPGLFDTEMSKDVIEKEIKLCVSFSAPGPHAFLVVIKLDRFTKENQKTLEYIEKLFGKEALDYTMAVFTHGDQLEGQDIETFLQSNKALRSFVRSCGLRYFVIDNKKQDSAQVTQLLDNIDKIVSYNHGEYYTNEMLQEAERAIEEEKQRILQETEVRRKKEMEDLVQQHLHLKREELEKIKRDYERKQEELARIQAENNNSFLWNALKRAAEIVQHWFS from the exons ATGAAAGTGATTGTGCCCAGGACCTGGTTTCTGTCTTTCTGCAGTACTGTTGCAGCTGGTTTGAAG attaGTACCCCTGAGACGCAGACTTCATTCACTGATGGTCGGAATAAAAATGAGACTG ATCAAATACAAGAGATCCGGATTGTTCTGCTTGGAAAGACAGGGGTTGGGAAAAGTGCAACAGGAAACACCATCCTGGGAGAAAAAGTcttcaaatcaaagtttttACCTTCATCTGTTACTCGAGCATGTAAAAAGATTTCTAAGGtcatttatggaaaaaaaatttcGGTTATTGACACTCCTGGTCTTTTTGACACAGAAATGTCTAAAGATGTGatagaaaaagaaattaagttgtGTGTATCCTTTTCTGCTCCTGGTCCACATGCCTTTCTAGTTGTTATTAAATTGGACAGATtcacaaaagaaaatcaaaaaacaCTAGAATACATTGAAAAATTATTTGGTAAAGAGGCATTAGACTACACCATGGCAGTGTTCACCCATGGAGATCAACTTGAAGGGCAAGACATTGAAACATTTTTGCAGAGCAATAAAGCACTACGATCATTTGTCAGGAGCTGTGGGTTACGCTATTTCGTGATTGACAATAAGAAGCAGGATTCAGCACAGGTTACTCAGCTGCTAGAcaatattgataaaatagttAGTTATAATCATGGAGAATACTACACTAATGAAATGCTTCAGGAGGCAGAGAGAGCAATTGAGGAGGAGAAACAACGGATCCTGCAAGAGACTGAAGTACGACGAAAGAAGGAGATGGAGGATCTAGTCCAGCAGCATTTACATCTAAAGCGTGAAGAACTAGAGAAAATTAAAAGAGATTACGAAAGGAAACAGGAGGAACTGGCAAGAATTCAAGCTGAGAACAACAATTCTTTCCTTTGGAATGCATTAAAAAGGGCTGCAGAGATTGTCCAACATTGGTTTTCatga